GGTCATGCAGGCCGACATCACGTTCAGCCCCAGGATTCGCCAACAGTGTCTTCGGACTGCCGGGGCGGACGTAGCCAGTGGCGGAGCGCGGGGCCAGCTCTCCGCCGCGCGCGGTGAAGATCTCCTCGAACACGGCGGCGAGAGCGGGGTTGTGGGGGATCTGGGTCCTGAGCAGCGTGGTCAGTTCACCACGGACGACGACGTCCGACGTGGCGCCCAGGGGGGGCCAGCAGCCGGGCGCGGTGGTCGTGCAGCTCGGCCACCACATGCATGCGTCGGCCTGTCTCCTCTTCGTGAGCCTTGAGTAAGCACGGTCAGCGGGGTCTTGTCGTCGGGCCCGCAGAACGGGCAGCGGTGCGTGGGGTGTCGTCGTGAGGAGCTTGGTCATGGCCTGCCCGTCACCGGCATCGTCGCGCCGGAGCGGAGGCGGGATCACCAAAGAGGCGACTCGCCCGGAATCCCATGATTCGGCCATGGCGGCGTGTGTGCGGGCTTCCCGTAGCCCTCCTCGCTTAACTTCGAACCGGCGCGAATCGCACCCGATGCGAACTGAACGTATTTTGCGCCGCATTGGTCGACCGGACGTAGAAGAGAGCACTGACCAGTGGATTGAGGCTTCGCAGTTGGTCTGCAGAGACGGTAGCGGACGGGCAGGGCCTGTGTCGTCCCGCTTCACCTGATCGGATGGCTGACCTGCCGTTCTGCTCCGGGCTTCGCGTCTGATGCGACATTCTCGCGTCGGATGCGATCTACGGAGCGTGATGAATTTGGCGGGTAAGGACGGGGCGGCCCCTGGGGCCGCGCGGCTACACCTGGCTGACGGAGTGCGGCTGTTGCGGCCAGAGGAGCAGGTCTTCGAGGCAATGCTGGACGGTTGGCGCAACCAACAACTGGCGCGGAACCTCGCGCTGTCGACCATCAACGGTCGGGAGCGGAAGGTGCGGGCGTTCGCCGCGCACGCGGATGCCTTTCCGTGGAGCTGGTCCTCAATGCTGGCTGACGAGTGGTTCGGTGACCTGCGGGCGGTCCGTGGCTGTGTCCGCTCGACGCTGCGTGGATACCAGGTGGCGGTGCGTCTGTTCTGCGATTACACCACCGACCTGGCCTACGGCTGGGCAGCGGAGTGTGAGCACCGTTTCGGTACTCATCCGATCCAGGTGTGTCACGAGTGGAATACCGCCGTGCACATGCAGGAGTGCGAGGCCGAGTCCCCGAAACGGGCCTTCACCCGGGATGAGTTGCAGGCGCTCTTCGACCACGCCGACGATGAGGTGAGCCGGGTCCGTGGATGCGGCCGCAAGGGCTGGCTGCCGGCTTTCCGTGACGCGATGCTCCTCAAGACTGCGTACGCCTACGGGCTGCGGCGCAACGAGACGCGGATGCTGGATACGGCTGACTTCGGTCGCAACCCCGAAGCGGCGGAGTTCGGCGAGTACGGCGTCTGCTACGTCCGCCACGGCAAGGCGAAGAAGGGGTCGCCCCCGAAGCGCCGCAGCGTGCTGACTGTGTGGGAGTGGTCGGCCGAGATCGTCGACCAGTGGATCAGTGAGGTGAGGCCGGCGATGCGGCACGCGGACGGTCCCGCCCTATGGCCGTCCGAACGCGGTCGGCGGGTCGGACTGCAACGGCTGGACTCCAGCTTCGCCGCCTACCGCGACGACCTCGGCCTGAATCCGGTCCTGGATTTCCACTCGCTGCGAAGGTCCTACGTCACCCACCTGATCGAAGACGGCTGGGATCCGCTGTTCGTGCAGCAGCAAGTCGGCCACGAGCATGCCAGCACCACCTCGGTCTACACCTGCGTCTCCTCCGACTTCCGGACCCGCACCCTGCGTCGCGCCCTGGACGCGACGGTCGAGGCTGCGCTCAAGCCCGCGAGGAGGGCCTGATGAAACGCCAGGTCAGCTACCAGTGGCGACTGCGCGAGAAGATGGCTGCCGCCGGGATGTTCACCACCAGCGAGCTTGCCCCGCCTCTTGCCGAGCGTGGCGTCAACCTCTCCCTCTCGCAGGTCCACCGCCTGGTTACCGGCACTCCCGAGCGCCTGTCCCTTCCGGTGCTGGCCGCGCTCTGCGACATCTTCGACTGCACCCCAACCGATCTGATCGCCACTAAGGCGGAGAACGCCGTCATTCGCAAGGTCGCCACCGGCGACGCAGTCGTCGCCCTGTCGGCCGTCCGTCCCAAACGCGCCCGCATCCGGCCTGAAGGATGAGCCGTACTCGCATCCACGCCGAAGACCCGTTCTGCGTGAGATGCCGCCGGGCCGTCCGGCCCAGGGCAGCCCACTGGCCCGAGGGCTACCTCTGTGCGAGCTGCTACGCCCAGGCCCTGGAGAACTACGGAACCTGCGCAGGCTGCGGCATCGAAGCTTACCCCGGGCCTCGCACCGGACGGCGGCAAACCCTGCACCGACTGTGCTGGTGGCCTCGGCAACTTCACCTGCGAACAGTGCGGCCAAGAAGCACGACGCTACCGCCGCGGAATCGGCGCCCGTTGTGTCCTGGCCGAGCGCCTTCACGAACTCCTCGGCGACGACACCGGCCGCATCCGGCCCGAACTCCTCCCACTGTTCGAGACGCTCCGACAGATGGGGCGCCCCTGGGGCGGGCTGACCTGGACCAACCAGCCGCACGTCCAGCAGAACCTCCAGGCCCTGGCCCGCAACGTAGCCCCACTCACCCATGAGGGGCTGAGTAGCTCACGCCGTGGAGATCGGTCGCCTACCTGCGCGACCTGCTCATGCAGTGCGGTGTCCTTCCGTCGGCCGACCGGCATCTGCTGCTGTTTCAGCGGTGGCTCACCGAGAAACTGCCGACTGTCAGCGACCCCGAGTGCCGCAAGCTCTTGGACCTCTTCGCCACCTGGCACATCCAACGCCGTCTCCGTGCCTTGGCCGGCCATGGGCCGCTCACCAGCAGCCAGACCCAGCAGGCCCGCAACAAGCTCTGCCTTGCAATCAGCTTCCTCGAACACCTTGCCCAGCGCGGACGCAGCCTCGCCCACTGCACCCAGGCCGATGTCGACACCTGGTATGCAGGCGGCTACACCGCCCGGCGCCTCACCCATTCCTTCCTCCGCTGGGCCGTGCAGTCCAGGCACATGCCGACCGTCACCATCCCGCACCGCTCGACGGCGAATCCCGCGCCGTTCCCCCAGCACCAACGGCTCGCGCTACTGCGACAGCTCGTGAACCGCGACGACATACCGCTCCAGGACCGCGTGGCCGCCGTCCTTGTCCTCCTCTACGCCCAGCCGCTTACGCGGATCACCAGGCTCAGCAGCGACGACGTCCAGCACGAGGACGGCAAAGTCCTCGTCAGGCTCGGCGACCCACTGTCGCCCGTTCCCGCCCCGTTCGACGGAATGCTGCTCAACTACCTGGGACAGCGACCCAACACCAAGACCGCGACCAACCCCGATGCCCGATGGCTCTTTCCCGGCCGCCGGGCCGGACAGCCCATGACTCCGGAAGCCATGGCACCCCGTCTCCGCCAACTGGGCTTCCCGACCCGGCCAGGACGCACAGCGGCGATCCGTCATATCGTCCTCCAGGCCCCCGCTCCGGTGATCGCCCGGATGCTCGGCTACAACGACGACCACACCACCCGTCTCGCCGAAGAGACTGGAGGAACCTGGCGTCACTATGCCCCCGGTGACCACTCACGGTGACCATTATTTGTCAGCATGTAAGGGGCACGCGACTCCCGACTACGCGAGGTCATTAGTGTTATGCCTGAGTACGCCGACGACCCCAACTTCATCATCACTGCAGACAGACTCTGGCGGCCGACATCGAAGACAAGCTGACCCAGCAGATCGCGCCCTGCACGAACTTGCGCCTGCCGCAGTCGACCTGGAGGCCACCGTCGACCACGTCCTGCTGGCACTGCTGCCCGACGAGGACGGCCACGAAGACGTCAGCTGCTTCTGCTCAGCCATGCCGCGTCGCCCAGGACGAGGAGTCCGGGCGTGGCCTCCTGCTCGTTCGCGCTCTCGCCGACGACTGGGGCGTACGGCCGACGGACCAGGAGAAGACGATCTGGTTCAGCCTGAAGTGGTAGGGGTCCCCGCTGGCAGGCCATCGGACCGCGGTGCGTTCACAAACCCAGCCCGTGGCCCGGGGCTTCTGACCCGTTCCCCAGGTCGGGCAGCCCTTCACGCCTCCGGCAGCTCCTGGTGCGCAGACGGCAGGCGCCGTGCGGTGCGGGCCAGGAGCCGTCGGCCGAGGGCGGCCGCGAGCGTGGCTCCCGTCACGGCTGCCATGCTCAGGGCGACTTGGGCGGGGCGGGGTGCCAGGGCCGCCGTCGCGCCCAGCACCGCGATGAACGGGCCGGCCAGGAACAGCACGCTGCGGCCGCCGGCCGAGACGCGCCGTCCCGCTGTGTGGCGTGCCAGGGGCGCAGTGCCCGCGAGGAGGGCCGTGAGGGTGGTCACGAGGAGCGGAAGCTGAGCCGACGCGGTAAGGAGTGCTGTCAGGCACAGCGCCCCTGTCACCGCGTAGCCGGCTGTCATCGTCAGCCGGAACGCGGTGGACGTGCCGACACCGTGCGGTCCGGGCCGCAGGCCCAGCACGATCGCCGTGGTGCGGAGTCCGGCGGACAGGTCCGTCTCTAGGTCCTTGACGTCTCCTCCCGCCACGTCGAACGCGGTGACCACCAGGGCGAGAGCGGCCGCCGCCGCCAGATGTCCGGCCGTGGGCGCCGGGGTGAACGCGAGCAGCGGCGCGGCCACGCTGACGCCCCAGAGCAGGTCGGACACCGGTGTGGGGACACGGGAGCGCTTTTGCCGCGTGTTGCCCCAGACAGTGAGGGCCAGGGAGACCCACAGGAGGGAAGGGTGCTCGCTGGGCAGGGTGAGCACCGCGAGCGTGAACAGCGCGCCCAGGAGCAGCGACAGGACGACAGCGTGCCGGACCGGTACGCGTCCCGAGGTCAGGGGCCGGTTGGCTCGCCGTGAGTCCAGGGCGTCCAGTTCCCTGTCGGCGATGTCGTTGCTGGCACAGCTGAGGCCGTGCAGGGCCAGACCGGCTGCTAACCAGGCGTACGCCAGCGCCGGTGAGCCGGTGGGTGACACGGCAAAGCCCAGCAGGAAAGGCGCCGACAGCAGGGGCAGGCACTCCAGCCGCACCAGACCCGTGTAGTCCCAGAGGCGTCCGGCGATCCCGGTGCCGTCACGGCCGGAGTCTGCTGCGGCCGGTACGGCAGTGCCGCGCGCGGTCCCGGCGTCGCTCACGATGCCTCTCGCCCGCCTGGTGCCGCATCGCTCAGTGCGTCCAGGGCGTGCTGAAGCATCTCCCGGCTCCGCTCGGTTCCGGCCGCGGATAGCGCTGCGGCGGCGATCGGCTCGCCCCGCGCGACCCGGATCGTACTGAACGGACGGGGCACCGACTGGCCCTGGAACTCCCAGGCCCGGTCCGCGCGGACGCGCAAGGGGGCGACCGCCCTCCCCGTGTCCTTCGCCAGCGCCGCAAGGGAAGTCCTCACCCTGCCGTCCCGGCGGCCTCCGTCCGTGAAGATCCCGACGGGCCCCGTGCGCTCGCGGAGGAAATCCCGGACCTGCTCGTACGGGCTGCGGTGTCCTCCACGGCCGATGCGGAAGACATCCACTCCTGCGGCCAGAGCGGGCAGCGCTGCCGCGTAGCCGCCGACCGTGTTGTCGTTGACCCAGGCGAAATGACGGAATCCACGAGCGGCGAAGACCCCGGGGATTAGGTCCCCGTGCGGCATGTAGTAGAGCACCGGGTCCGGGGGCATCACCGTGTGCGGCACCCGCACGGTGAGGCGGAAGAGACCGATGCAGAGGGTGTAGTAGACACCGTAGGTGTGCCCGGTCAGCCGGGTGCGGACCGGGGGCTTCACGCGGTCACCCCAGACGAGCATGGGCGCCTGATTCCTTCTCCGCTCGGTCGAGCTGCCGTGCGGCGCGCTCGGTCCATGTGTCGGTCAGTCCGAGGACGACTCCGGCGTCGGTCCGTGACAGCGCGGCGCGCGCCCGCCCCAGGCAGCGCAGTGCGAGCCGCAGCACCACGGCTGCTCCGCCGCTCAGATACAGCGCGTCGAGGAGGTCGTCCGCGGTGTGTACGGCGAAGGGAATGTGCGAGGGGTCGGCACTGTCCGGGGCGCTGGTGCCCAACGCGCTGATGCCCAAGGAGACGGGGAAGGTGACGTTGCGGTGTTCCCAGTCCTCTCTCAGATCTTGCAGATCGTCGAGCAGCTGGAGTCCGGAACACAGGTCCGTGACGGCTTGGGGCAGCTCCGCGAGGTGCCGTGACCGTCCGCAGCGCGCCGCCACGACAACCAGGGCCAGAATTCCGGGGGCGGCCTTCTCTCCCAGACGGAACACGTCGTCGGGGCTGTAGCCGTCTCCCGGCCGCTCGTTGTGCGCGATGTCCCGCAAGAGCGCCTCGGCATAGGCGGCCGCACTGGCAGCATGGGACACCAAGAAGCGCTCGGTTCCGGCTCCGAGCCGTGCGCCGCGCGTTAGGTACAGGGTGAGCGCGGCGTCCATGAGTACAGCTTGCCTGGGGGGAAGCCGTCCCTGGTCGACGAGTTGGTCGTGCAGGACGTAGTACAGATGACCGAGGCCGAAGACGGTGGCGACCTCCTCCAGCCAACCTCCATCCTCCTCCCCCCAGTGCATGGCCTGGGCGAGTGGCATGTAGAAGAAGCCGGAGTCGAGGCCGAACACCTTGCGAGGAAGTTCCCGGACCGTCGTATCGAGCGCGGGTACGGCGCAGGTGATCTCGCGGTGAATGCGAGCGACGACGGTTTCCCAGGGCACGGCGGAGCGCGCCTCGTCCAGCAACGGCATCAGGCGATCTTCTCCTGCTCACGGGTAGGGAGGGCCACCAGACCGCGCGTCAGCACGAGCCACACGGCGGTGAGGACGGCGACGACGACCGTCGCGAGGGGTGCCCAGAGCGAGCACGCCACCATCAACGAGAAGAAATTCAAGCCGAGATAACGCTCCCGGCCGTTCGGGTCCACGGCCCGCGCCTGCCGCACCAGCGTCCACAGCGAATGGCCAGCCATGCCCTGGAGGACGAGCAGTACGGCCGCCACCACCGCGCGGTGTCCGGCCGAAGACGGCGCGGCCAGGACCAGTGCGAGAAGGGACGCCACCGAACCGAGCAGCAGAACGCAGAGCAACAGCAGATAGGGGCGCGTCGGTATCAGCCGACCTGAATCGGTCAACCTCACCCCCGCCCGGAGCGCCGTCGTGTCGTCTCCCACCGCCCGATCGTGTTCGAGGTCCTTGAGATTTCCGGCAACGACATTGAGCAGGACCATGTGGATACCGAAGGCCACGGCCACCAGCCATGCGGGCGTGAGATCACCCGGGCCCGTGACGGCACAGCAGAAGACAGCCGGTGCGCCCATGTTCACGCCGAACAAGAGGTCCATCACCAAGGGATGGGCAATCCTGCGCTTCTGATGGGTGTTGGAAAAAGTTACTGTTGCGAAAAGGACGGTCATGCCCACGGCGAACAACCACCCCGATTCTCCGGCGACCGCGGCGAAGATCGTCAGCACGACGGCCAGAGCCAACTGAACTCCGAGCGCGATACGCGCCCCGGCAATACTGACAGCACCACTGACCAGAACACTTTTGCGTCGCGCCGGGTTCCGTCGGTCGGACTCCAGATCGGCGAGGTCGTTGACCGTACATCCATAGGTGTGACCGAGCACCCCGAGGGCCGAGATCGCGATCACCGGAGCTGGGGAGACGTCTCCCCCTGCGGCCACCAAGGGGCCGAGGGGGTAGACGAAGGCCGCGGCGCTCGCGGCATGAACCCTGGTCAGCCGACTGTACCGCCGGAGACCGGAATCCTTTCTCACCAAGTGACGCCTTCATCGGCGCGCGGTTCGAGAAGCCGCCGGCGCTCTCGTGTGCTGTCCGCCGTCTCCGCCGTACGCCAGTCCTGCTTGATCGAACCCACGAGCTCTTCGAACAATTCGCGATCTTGGATGGTTGTCGAACTACCTTGCTGCATACCCGCCCCCTTGATCAGTGATGCAAAGTTCCAACAGTGTGGCCGAGTGCACCATGAACTGTCCATATGTGCTGAGTAGTTCGATTATCTGAGATCGGAAGTGCACAATGATGCGAGCAGCTCACCGGAAAGATCTCAATCGCTCACGGCAAACGATCAGAACCGGGCGGGGAACCAGGAAGTTCTACGCATGTGTGTTCGGTTTGGAAGTGGTGGACCGCGCGGGCCTGATTCTCGACATCGGCGCCGGCGACTCACCCTTCGGGCGTGAGCGGCTGGATGTCGTCCGAGTCGACCCCGCGTACGCGGACGAGCCCCCGGCGGGTTCGAGGGCAGTCGCCGCGCTCGGGCAGGCCCTGCCCTTCGGCGACCGCACGTTCTCCGTCGTCCTGGGGAGCTTCGTCGCCCAGCATGTACGGGACGTCGACGAACTGCTGACCGAGTTGCTCCGGGTGCTACGGCCGGAGGGCTTGCTCGCGCTGCACCCGGTCTGGCGGCCGTCCGCCGGGCGCCGCGCGGTGAACGAACTGGACGGGCATGCCCGCTTGTTGCCGTCTGCCGACATCCGGGCATCCTGGTACGGCGATCTGCGCCTGCCCCCGCGACGGACGCGGTGGAGGACGCTGCCCTCCTTGGTCCTGCGCCGGCCACCGCACGGGTCGCCGGGGGAACTCGGCCGGATCGCGGAGACGATCGCCCTGAGCCGCGCACTCGTCCCCCCTGCCGTCATCGCCGTACCGGCGCGCTGGGGCATGCGGGCCCTGGTCCACGCAAGGGGCACGACACGGCTCACCCTGCCCGGCAACCGGGACTCGCCTCCCTAATTCCCGGCAGCCTTCGGCGAGTCGGTCTCCGCCTTACGCTGCCGGGCAGCGCGGTGAGCCAGGACGGCGAGCGTCACCGCGGCGCAGGCGATCTGCAACGGCGCGCGCAGCACGAAGCGCGCCACGAGCAGGACATCGGTGTCGCCGCGCAGGTACAGGACGGTCATCACGACGGCTTCCGCGGCGAACCGTGCCGCCCACAGCAAGGTGAGCAGTGCGTGCGCCCGCTTCGAACCCGGAACCCGGAACCGCCATCGCCCGGCGACGGCGCGCAGCACCACGCCGATCAGGGGCCGCCGCAGCGCCACGCTCGCCGACAGCACCACCGCGTAAAGCGCGTCGATGAGAATACCCGGCAGGAAGTAGTCCTGAGCCCGGCCTGTGAGCGCCGCGAGAGCCACAGAAAGGGCTAGCAATCCCAGGGCCGCCAGCATCTTCCGCGCATGCCCCAGGCGAGAGGCGATCAGCGTGGCGGCACAACCAACTGCCAGAGCGACGCAGGCCGCCACGGCCAGGGACGCCGACGCGAAGCGCCAGGCGCCGTACCAGACGAGGGTCGGTGTGCCGACCAGAGCCACCAGGCAGGCGTCGCGGGCCATCACCGAGCGCCGCGACTGCATCGGCTCCGTCGAATCCGGGGACGTCACGGCAGAGTTGCCCCTCTTCTATCCACTGACGCGTTCCATCCGCGGTCGTGCGGCCTCGAAGGGGCCGGTTACCCGAAGAGCAGCATGCCGAGGAACAGCACGCCGACGATGCCGCCCGCGACGGCTGCCGCCTGCGTCCCCGACGTCATGAAGACCGCCAGGAGGAGCCAGAGGACAAGGAACATCACCGAAGCGATCATCAGAGGGAAACCGAGATCTTTGGGTTTGGCCCTGGCGAGGGCCGACAGATTCTCGGCGGCCTTCGCGACGATCGCGAAGAGGATAATGCCGCCCGGAATCACGCTGACGACGGCCGTGGCCACCGTCTGACTGCCGTCCGCGAGCCGCACGTACTCCACCGATAAGTCCCCCTTACCCGCTCCCAGTTAGCTTCTCGATGCCGGCCAGTATGGAGAGATCGATCGCCAACTGTCCCGACATCAGAGGCTTGTTACCCGTTTCGTGACCGAAGGAACTCGAAGCGTTGCCGCAGGAGCTGGTACGGGGCATCAAGGTAGACGATCGAGCGTGAGGAAGGCGTGTCGAGAGCGCGCTTTCTCCTCGTTGGCTTGCCGTTACTCAGGCCGAACTCGTAGAGCTGTGGGGTCGTGATGGTTCAGGGTGGTGCGCGCCCGGTGGTCTGGGTACGCGGCCAGGGGAACGGCCGGCTCTCCGGGACAGCTGAACAGCGAACTCGCCCCCTTTTTCCGGACTGGCCCCCATCAAGACGACCTATCAGATCCCATGAGTCGCGGTACTGCCCCATCTAGCCCGGCGCGGCCTCAGCCACGGGGAAGTTGTAAGCAGGGAGCAGACGTCTCATCCTGCTGTCCTTGTGTGCCGCTCGTTCCCACAGGTCGTCCGGGACAAGATCAGCAGACACCCGACAGATCCTGCCGACACGACACCCGACTACCAAGCCCCACAACGACCTTCATGCTGAACGATCAGTTAGGGCTTCCTATCGGTAATGCGGCGCTGTTAGCCGATCATGTGGTCGTTGTCGAAGTACTCGTCGCCGCGGCAAGCCGAGCAGGTGTCCATCCATTTGCTGGTCCGGGTATTCCACGAGCATGGCCTCACCTTGCACCCCTCGCAGGTCGGAGAGAGTGGCCGGGCGAAAGCCTCCCGGAGCCGTTCATGGTAGCGGCGGACTGCGAAGACCTGTTGGACGAGCGACAGGCCGTAGACCGTGGGTATGGCGATCAGCACGGCCGCAGAACCCAGGGCCTAGTTGGTTTCGACGTTCCACGGGGCCTCGATATGTCCCAGTAGGCATAGATCCCGAACGGCGTGAACCACACCTGAAGCGCAGCCCAGGCCAGCCACTGGGCAGGTCGCACCGGCTTGGGTGCATTCTCATGCATGACCGCCTTACCCCCTAGGCGTGCGTGATCTGGTGCAGCTTCACCGAAGGAACCTCAGCGCCGTTGGAGAAGCGGACAGTAACGAGCCCGTGGAAAAGCGACACCGAAGAGACCGTTCCGCGCATGCCTTTCGTGACCCCTCGGCCCAGGTCGACCAGGGCAGTGACCTGGTCCCCGACAACAAAGTTCCTACCCATGCATGCCTGCCTCATCAGCAAGGAGCGAGGGGGGATGGGCTGCGGGAAGCCCTGGTGATCCCCCAATGGCCCCGAAGGCCCACGCGCGCCCACCGCGTCGCCGGACGAAGAGCTGTCTAAAGAGTCTGACATGAGGGGATCGGGTCGGGTCTGTGTGTGGATCGGGGCAGGCGCGTTGGAGATGTTCTGTCGGCGGCGCCTGCGAAGCTCATCCCGAACGATCAATTAGAGCCAGAGTGCCCACTTTCGTCACACAGCGTAGCCGGCACGCCAGTGGAGACCGCGAACTGGCGACAGTTGAATACGCGAGCCCACCAGTGCCCTCAGTTCGGATATGTGGAGTAAAAATGACAAAAGCGGATGAACTGATCGAGGTTGGAGAAGGTGCGGCGGTCGTAGCCGGTGGTCCGCCGCGCCGCGGCCGACTTCCGTGGCCGGTGGTGGCCGGGAGCCTGGCGACCGTGGCCGTCGCGGTCTGGGTGTCCGGTGCCATGGGCAGTGCGTGGCTTGACGCCCCGGCTGTCCAGACCTGGCGCACCGTGTGCCTGGCCATCACGGTCCAGGCGCTTCCCTTTCTCCTCCTGGGTACGGCTCTGTCCGGAGCGATCAATGCCTTCGTGCCGGCCGACCTGTTCACGAGGGTGCTGCCGAAGCGCCCCGCTCTCGCGGTTCCGGTGGCGGGTGCGGCGGGGGCGGTGCTGCCCGGGTGCGAGTGTGCCTCCGTACCGGTCGCCAACAGCCTGATCCGCCGGGGCGTCACCCCG
This DNA window, taken from Streptomyces sp. NBC_00663, encodes the following:
- a CDS encoding tyrosine-type recombinase/integrase — its product is MRLLRPEEQVFEAMLDGWRNQQLARNLALSTINGRERKVRAFAAHADAFPWSWSSMLADEWFGDLRAVRGCVRSTLRGYQVAVRLFCDYTTDLAYGWAAECEHRFGTHPIQVCHEWNTAVHMQECEAESPKRAFTRDELQALFDHADDEVSRVRGCGRKGWLPAFRDAMLLKTAYAYGLRRNETRMLDTADFGRNPEAAEFGEYGVCYVRHGKAKKGSPPKRRSVLTVWEWSAEIVDQWISEVRPAMRHADGPALWPSERGRRVGLQRLDSSFAAYRDDLGLNPVLDFHSLRRSYVTHLIEDGWDPLFVQQQVGHEHASTTSVYTCVSSDFRTRTLRRALDATVEAALKPARRA
- a CDS encoding helix-turn-helix domain-containing protein → MKRQVSYQWRLREKMAAAGMFTTSELAPPLAERGVNLSLSQVHRLVTGTPERLSLPVLAALCDIFDCTPTDLIATKAENAVIRKVATGDAVVALSAVRPKRARIRPEG
- a CDS encoding UbiA family prenyltransferase, with the translated sequence MSDAGTARGTAVPAAADSGRDGTGIAGRLWDYTGLVRLECLPLLSAPFLLGFAVSPTGSPALAYAWLAAGLALHGLSCASNDIADRELDALDSRRANRPLTSGRVPVRHAVVLSLLLGALFTLAVLTLPSEHPSLLWVSLALTVWGNTRQKRSRVPTPVSDLLWGVSVAAPLLAFTPAPTAGHLAAAAALALVVTAFDVAGGDVKDLETDLSAGLRTTAIVLGLRPGPHGVGTSTAFRLTMTAGYAVTGALCLTALLTASAQLPLLVTTLTALLAGTAPLARHTAGRRVSAGGRSVLFLAGPFIAVLGATAALAPRPAQVALSMAAVTGATLAAALGRRLLARTARRLPSAHQELPEA
- a CDS encoding UbiA family prenyltransferase, with amino-acid sequence MRKDSGLRRYSRLTRVHAASAAAFVYPLGPLVAAGGDVSPAPVIAISALGVLGHTYGCTVNDLADLESDRRNPARRKSVLVSGAVSIAGARIALGVQLALAVVLTIFAAVAGESGWLFAVGMTVLFATVTFSNTHQKRRIAHPLVMDLLFGVNMGAPAVFCCAVTGPGDLTPAWLVAVAFGIHMVLLNVVAGNLKDLEHDRAVGDDTTALRAGVRLTDSGRLIPTRPYLLLLCVLLLGSVASLLALVLAAPSSAGHRAVVAAVLLVLQGMAGHSLWTLVRQARAVDPNGRERYLGLNFFSLMVACSLWAPLATVVVAVLTAVWLVLTRGLVALPTREQEKIA
- a CDS encoding methyltransferase domain-containing protein; translation: MFGLEVVDRAGLILDIGAGDSPFGRERLDVVRVDPAYADEPPAGSRAVAALGQALPFGDRTFSVVLGSFVAQHVRDVDELLTELLRVLRPEGLLALHPVWRPSAGRRAVNELDGHARLLPSADIRASWYGDLRLPPRRTRWRTLPSLVLRRPPHGSPGELGRIAETIALSRALVPPAVIAVPARWGMRALVHARGTTRLTLPGNRDSPP
- a CDS encoding DUF3159 domain-containing protein encodes the protein MTSPDSTEPMQSRRSVMARDACLVALVGTPTLVWYGAWRFASASLAVAACVALAVGCAATLIASRLGHARKMLAALGLLALSVALAALTGRAQDYFLPGILIDALYAVVLSASVALRRPLIGVVLRAVAGRWRFRVPGSKRAHALLTLLWAARFAAEAVVMTVLYLRGDTDVLLVARFVLRAPLQIACAAVTLAVLAHRAARQRKAETDSPKAAGN